The nucleotide sequence ATTTCTGCACCTTTTCTAAAATCTCCATTACCTGCATATTTCATTGCACCTTGACTTGTTTCTATAATCACAGGTGAATTCATTCTTACTCCAGCTTCAATTATATAATGCAAAAATTCAAGATTATTAATGTTTAAAGCTGGAACTCCATAACCATTTTTATCAGCATTTTCCAAAATAACTTTTGTATTTACATAAGGCATATTTAACCCCTCCCATTAGGAATTTAAAGATTTCAACTAATATTATACCATAGTTCTGTTAAATCTCTTCTAACCAATTTACATTATCCAAAACAATTGCCAACTCTTCAAACAATTTTTCAAAAAAAGCTTTTTTTAAACCTTTATTTTTATTAGCAAAATGATCTATATTTCTCAATATAGAATAAGCTGAATCTTTTGAAATTATTTTAGATAATTCCTTTATATTTTTTGCCATTAATTTATGTTCAGAATTATCTAAAATGCTTACCATTTCATCCTCTTCCAATAATTCAAAATACTTATTTAATCTTAAAATAATAGAGTTTTTCTCATCTATACTCATTTCTTTTATTCTATTAATTAATATTTCATCCATCTCAAATAATACTTTCTCAGGCGTAGGTATATTACTTTTACTTTCAATAAAATTTAAAAATGTTCTAGCGGCTTCAGGTCCAACTATTCCTGAAGCTAAAATATATGCATACTCTTTTATTTCATCTTCATTTAAATTTTTTAAAACATTACTAAGTTTATACCAACTTCTAGGGCTAGGCTTTAAATCTAACCTATATGATACACTTTTTCCATTAGAAATAAATTCCGGATATTCTTTAATAAAAGATATAATTTCATTTGAAACTTTTTCGTTTTGTGCCCATTTAATCCACTCATTCACTTCAGGGTTTAAACTTAAATGAAAAAATCTAGACATAAATGCTGGATCTGTTATTAAATCCACTTGATCATAATCATCATCTGGTGGATTTGCTGCAGCCATTATCCATGTACCTTCAGGTAAAACATGATTATGAATTCTTCTATCTAATAACAATTGCATTATGGCATTTCTAATAGATCTATGTGCTCTGTTTATTTCATCAATCATAATTATAGTATTATTATTTTCTGGCCACCAATCTGGTTTTAAAAAAACAGTTTTATCTTCTTCTTTTGAAGGTAATCCAATTAAATCACCTGGTTCCATTTGAGAAATTATTAAAATTATTAATTCTCTATTTGTTTCTTTTGCTATATCTTTTGCTATATCAGTCTTACCAACCCCAAAATGTCCCCATATTAAGGGTATTTCTCCTACTTCCATTATTTTTTTGGATAAGAATTTTATATCTCCTGGTTTCATTCTTTCACCTACCCATTAGAATTAAATCTTCTTTTTGCTACCTCATCCTGTACTTTCATATAACCATTTTTTATGGCAATTTTACCTTTATTTGTAGTTTTCAACATTTGTTTTATTTTTTCCATTTCTGGTTTAATAATTTCTATTCTTTTTTTATCGTCTTCAAGTAATTTATCTATCCTATCTTGTATTAATTGTGACGATGAAAAAATTAACATTTTTTCTAGAATGCTTTTTCTCTGATCTAATATTTTAGGCAATGTTTCAAAATCTCCATTATATATAATTCTATCTATTAAATTTTCAATTTTATCAAGATTTTCAATTAAAATTTTTATATCTTTTATATTTTCATCATTTAAACTTTCCATTTTAATACCCTCTTTTTATTTAAATATGCTTTAATATATTCTATTTGCTCTACATTCATTCCATATTTCCACCAATATGGCAAAAATGTATTGTTTAATAGCAATGGATCAATATCATAATCTAACCAACTTCTTTGAACTAACTCATTATATTGAGGTGTATTAGGAATAGGAGTAAATTCATTTACTGAAGGGATTATACCTAAATCCATACAAAAATCTATTCCTTTAATTACATCTTCAACCTTTTGATCAGGTAAATTAGCCATAATATATGCAGATGTTTCGTTTAACCCTTCATTTAATAAATAATTAGAAGCTCTAACTAAATCTTCATTTGTTACTTTACCACCAGTTTTTTTCTGCATCTCTTCATTTGATGTTTCATACCCTAATTTTATTACTTTAAAATTAGCTTTTGAAAATAATTTTGCAATTTTTTTATTTACTAATTTTGCATGAATACCATTTGGAAGATGATACCTTACATTAAATTTAGACAATTCTTCTAATAATTTCTCTCTTTCAGGGTGTATTAAAAAGGCATCATCAAAAAACACCACATCGTCTACTGGTTTATAGTTTAGTATTTTTTCTAAGCCTTTAATTATATTTTTTATACTTCTTCTTTGATATTTCCACATTCTAGGAGTTACGCAATATGTACATTTATACGGACAACCTATCGAAGATGTAATAACTATATTAGGCAATTCTCCTTCATATAATTCATATGCAGGTTCTAATTCTTCAAACCAATCTAATTCATTTAATGTTTCATCGTAATAATCAAGTAATTTTTTTGCTGCAACATTACCAGTTCCATTAATTATATTTACATTTAATTTTTCAAATGTTTTTTTTGCATGGAGAGGCATTATGTTTACATATATACCTCCAAGAAATATTGGCTTTTCAGGAAAAACCTCTCTAATTGTTTCTATGGTTTTATATACTCCATAATACCAATATGTCATTACTGAGGTAACTAAAATCCCATCAACATTATTATATTCTTTTAATCTATTTATAAACTCTTGCTTGGGAAGTCCATATCTTTTAAACTTTCTTGGTATATTTTTAATAATATCTGGTCTTTCAACTTCTTCATAATAAAACTTTCCAGTTCCATAATATTTATCTTTAATTAGATTTTTTTCTACAAAATACTTATCATATCTATTCATTAAGTCTATTAAAAATACATCATATCCTTGATTTTTTAATATACTTCCTAAATATAATAATCCTAAAGGCTTTAACCAGAAATCATATGCTGCAGAATCATATATCCATGGATTAATTAGCAAAAATGATGCCATTAATCTACTCCTTTCAATATTTCATAGAAAACGTTGACTCCTTTAAGTGTTAGATATGGATCATAGTTATTAAATTCAGGAATTATACCTTGTAATGATTTTCCTATTCCTCCTGTAATAACTATATTAAAATGAGTGTTATATTCATTTTTTATATCTAATAATAATCTTTGAATTCCATATACAACTGTTTTAATAATACCTATTTGAATATTATCTATTGTGTTTTTACCAACTGAATAATCAAGAAATTTTAATTCAACTTGAGGCAATTTAGCTGTTTTAGAGAATAATGCCATCATTTGAGTATTTATTCCTGGTATTATTGAACCACCTATGAAATTACCATTATATAACACATCTATTGTTATAGCAGTTCCAAAATCTATTGCTATAGCATTTTCACCATAATATTTTTTTAGCGCTAAGGCATTGGCTATTCTATCAGCACCCACTTCATTTGGGTAATCAACATTTAATTTCATATTATTTAAATTTTTTGAA is from Marinitoga sp. 38H-ov and encodes:
- a CDS encoding MoxR family ATPase; this translates as MKPGDIKFLSKKIMEVGEIPLIWGHFGVGKTDIAKDIAKETNRELIILIISQMEPGDLIGLPSKEEDKTVFLKPDWWPENNNTIIMIDEINRAHRSIRNAIMQLLLDRRIHNHVLPEGTWIMAAANPPDDDYDQVDLITDPAFMSRFFHLSLNPEVNEWIKWAQNEKVSNEIISFIKEYPEFISNGKSVSYRLDLKPSPRSWYKLSNVLKNLNEDEIKEYAYILASGIVGPEAARTFLNFIESKSNIPTPEKVLFEMDEILINRIKEMSIDEKNSIILRLNKYFELLEEDEMVSILDNSEHKLMAKNIKELSKIISKDSAYSILRNIDHFANKNKGLKKAFFEKLFEELAIVLDNVNWLEEI
- a CDS encoding radical SAM protein — translated: MASFLLINPWIYDSAAYDFWLKPLGLLYLGSILKNQGYDVFLIDLMNRYDKYFVEKNLIKDKYYGTGKFYYEEVERPDIIKNIPRKFKRYGLPKQEFINRLKEYNNVDGILVTSVMTYWYYGVYKTIETIREVFPEKPIFLGGIYVNIMPLHAKKTFEKLNVNIINGTGNVAAKKLLDYYDETLNELDWFEELEPAYELYEGELPNIVITSSIGCPYKCTYCVTPRMWKYQRRSIKNIIKGLEKILNYKPVDDVVFFDDAFLIHPEREKLLEELSKFNVRYHLPNGIHAKLVNKKIAKLFSKANFKVIKLGYETSNEEMQKKTGGKVTNEDLVRASNYLLNEGLNETSAYIMANLPDQKVEDVIKGIDFCMDLGIIPSVNEFTPIPNTPQYNELVQRSWLDYDIDPLLLNNTFLPYWWKYGMNVEQIEYIKAYLNKKRVLKWKV
- a CDS encoding type III pantothenate kinase; this translates as MRLLFDVGNTHIVIGLFKDNFINTWRIGTKSFETEDELYSHLYPLFKREQIDEIEINSVIISSVVPSINYILGKFAQKYFNTEAIFVNSKNLNNMKLNVDYPNEVGADRIANALALKKYYGENAIAIDFGTAITIDVLYNGNFIGGSIIPGINTQMMALFSKTAKLPQVELKFLDYSVGKNTIDNIQIGIIKTVVYGIQRLLLDIKNEYNTHFNIVITGGIGKSLQGIIPEFNNYDPYLTLKGVNVFYEILKGVD